The Syngnathus typhle isolate RoL2023-S1 ecotype Sweden linkage group LG1, RoL_Styp_1.0, whole genome shotgun sequence genome includes a window with the following:
- the LOC133152886 gene encoding uncharacterized protein LOC133152886, which yields MDSEQADKTLKRETEISEGKQPAPEDALRRSERSRRLTEKGQELEETKLKGLQHRFSRTYDKWKSLAKKSRKEIEGASSQENLQTLINKIKEASNDVQQAYEDLRKCIIPDKETRRRTDTCDTVSRQILEHAWNHLQDKDNEQEIEWFETGSVFSLGVSEACSASSRSSLSSKSSCKSSKISEAAAELAANEATLEVQEQVEREERELRNLEAEYRQRLAQQEEECAANKQVLEEKRRKIERLETIKKMNAAKAKLEVYKQEQGSTSDLLDLFKDYKPKRERLTFDSKPAVTPQLITRMQSSITTPKEDSTTDFAKVLAESFSVSRLPAPEPAVFSGDPLKYKGWEMSFQTLIGRKNIPANEKIYYLQKYVGGPARKAIEGYFLLGTDAAYQTALNVLEKRYGSSFMVAKAFRDKLVSWPNIGPKESIQLREFSDFLQGCQAAMSQIKSLEVLNDCGENQRMLSKLPDWLTARWNRRVTRMEKENETFPSFDQFVEFVTEEADIACNPITSLHALKSGDRGKEKPQKTRSVGAKVLASSSEEKTDAKGCVFCEKSNHGLQTCRRFLKETTAERVKFVKTNKLCFGCLKSGHQSKNCEKRSICETCKRKHPTCLHENRPREDDRKEQEDGERKESGRRFKKREDLSESEEKEETPVEATANRVVQDKKSTYSSTVVPVWLSTASNPEQEVLVYALLDNQSDTTFILQETAEVLVTKKQPVQLKLSTMSSKDTIIQSQKLTGLQVRGYNETRKISLPVTYTREFIPANLSHVPIPETARLWPHLEHLAGEITPLCDCEIGLLIGYNCSQALLPREVVSGKDNEPFAQRTDLGWSIVGCADPCVDYGDAIGSSHRIVVKQVITPPEVIKALESDFNERVAEDAHISQEDLRFLSIMEKRHPDKEKKLKSEHASRAEPQSQLERWKEKERAGPASAHFPGNKLKSLSAAKKHEDGRKGRDKRSDTDHRERDRASYDKKKPSEKGSDHGRSDRSKDCERKRKDKLKDGTLSSTSNPKSLLEEKKSSLSESGKSSFTKSKEEAAGRMPEKDRERRERDRDSDRHKDKERHKDRSQQSKANKVKPSGDIKVGEMLAEDTEVRKAFVSKTLTTEDSLLDRFQKFSSWMMLVKAIARLKRRVKERKDQ from the coding sequence ATGGATAGTGAGCAAGCAGATAAAACTCTTAAGAGGGAGACTGAAATAAGTGAAGGCAAACAACCTGCCCCAGAAGATGCACTAAGAAGAAGTGAAAGATCGAGAAGGCTCACTGAGAAGGGACAAGAACTCGAAGAGACTAAACTCAAAGGTCTCCAACATCGTTTCTCACGTACCTATGACAAGTGGAAGAGTCTTGCTAAGAAATCAAGGAAGGAGATAGAGGGAGCCTCTTCTcaagagaacctacaaactctcaTCAACAAGATAAAAGAAGCATCAAATGATGTACAGCAGGCGTACGAAGACCTGCGCAAATGCATAATCCCTGATAAAGAGACACGCCGTCGAACAGACACCTGCGACACTGTCTCAAGGCAGATATTAGAGCATGCTTGGAACCATCTCCAAGACAAAGATAACGAGCAAGAAATAGAGTGGTTTGAGACTGGCTCTGTGTTCTCATTAGGAGTATCAGAAGCATGCAGTGCAAGCTCAAGATCATCACTCTCAAGTAAATCGTCATGTAAATCTTCAAAAATAAGTGAAGCTGCAGCAGAATTAGCCGCAAATGAAGCCACTTTGGAAGTCCAAGAGCAAGTGGAGCGTGAGGAACGTGAACTCAGAAACCTAGAAGCTGAGTACAGACAAAGGCTTgcacaacaagaagaagaatgtgctGCAAATAAACAGGTCTTGGAAGAAAAGCGCAGAAAGATAGAACGCTTAGAGAccataaaaaagatgaatgccgCCAAGGCCAAACTAGAAGTGTATAAACAAGAACAAGGATCAACCTCAGACTTGCTGGATCTATTCAAGGATTATAAGCCCAAACGAGAAAGGCTTACATTCGACTCAAAACCTGCTGTCACGCCACAATTAATCACAAGGATGCAATCTTCTATAACTACTCCCAAAGAGGATAGCACAACTGATTTCGCCAAGGTACTAGCAGAGTCCTTCAGTGTAAGCCGTCTCCCAGCACCAGAGCCTGCTGTTTTCAGTGGAGATCCACTAAAGTACAAGGGCTGGGAAATGTCCTTTCAAACGCTGATAGGCAGAAAGAATATACCAGCGAACGAAAAAATCTACTACCTACAAAAATATGTTGGTGGACCAGCAAGGAAAGCCATTGAGGGATACTTCCTTCTGGGAACAGATGCAGCCTATCAGACAGCGCTCAATGTCCTGGAAAAAAGATATGGAAGCTCCTTTATGGTTGCTAAGGCTTTCAGAGATAAGCTGGTCTCATGGCCAAACATAGGACCCAAGGAAAGCATTCAGCTACGAGAGTTCTCAGACTTCCTTCAAGGCTGTCAAGCAGCCATGTCGCAAATAAAGAGCCTGGAGGTCCTTAACGACTGTGGTGAAAACCAACGAATGCTCTCCAAGCTCCCCGACTGGCTTACAGCAAGATGGAACCGAAGGGTGACCAGaatggaaaaggaaaatgagaCTTTCCCCAGCTTCGATCAGTTCGTGGAATTCGTCACAGAGGAAGCCGATATAGCTTGTAATCCGATTACCTCCCTTCACGCTCTGAAGTCTGGAGATCGTGGAAAGGAGAAGCCACAAAAAACACGAAGTGTTGGTGCTAAGGTGCTAGCAAGTAGCTCTGAAGAGAAAACAGATGCTAAAGGATGTGTATTCTGTGAGAAGTCAAATCATGGCTTACAGACATGTCGAAGGTTCTTGAAAGAGACAACTGCAGAACGAGTCAagtttgtgaaaacaaacaagctctgctttgGATGTTTGAAATCAGGACATCAGTCCAAGAACTGTGAGAAGCGAAGTATTTGTGAGACATGCAAAAGGAAGCATCCAACATGTCTACATGAAAATCGTCCAAGGGAAGACGATAGGAAAGAACAAGAGGATGGcgaaagaaaggagagtgggagACGCTTTAAGAAAAGGGAAGACTTATCAGAGTctgaagagaaagaagagacaCCAGTAGAGGCAACAGCTAACAGAGTGGTGCAAGACAAGAAGAGCACCTATTCCTCCACAGTTGTTCCTGTATGGCTGTCCACAGCAAGTAATCCAGAGCAGGAAGTGCTCGTATACGCTCTATTGGACAACCAAAGCGACACCACCTTTATCCTGCAAGAAACGGCAGAAGTGTTAGTTACAAAGAAACAGCCTGTGCAATTAAAGCTCTCCACGATGTCATCCAAAGATACCATCATCCAAAGTCAGAAGTTAACTGGACTGCAGGTCAGAGGTTATAATGAGACAAGGAAAATATCTCTCCCAGTAACCTACACGAGAGAGTTTATTCCTGCAAACCTAAGTCATGTCCCAATACCTGAGACAGCAAGATTATGGCCTCACCTAGAGCACCTTGCTGGAGAGATCACTCCTTTATGTGACTGTGAGATTGGCCTGCTCATAGGCTACAACTGTTCTCAGGCCCTGTTGCCCAGAGAAGTGGTGTCAGGAAAGGATAATGAGCCTTTCGCTCAACGAACAGACTTGGGCTGGAGTATAGTTGGCTGTGCAGATCCCTGCGTCGATTATGGAGACGCAATTGGAAGCAGCCACAGGATCGTTGTGAAACAAGTTATCACACCACCAGAAGTCATTAAGGCACTCGAATCAGACTTCAACGAAAGAGTAGCCGAAGATGCTCATATCTCACAGGAAGATCTACGTTTTCTATCCATAATGGAGAAAAGGCATCCGGACAAGGAAAAAAAGCTCAAGTCGGAGCACGCCAGCAGAGCTGAGCCGCAGAGTCAGTTGGAGCGCTGGAAGGAAAAGGAGCGAGCCGGGCCCGCTTCCGCCCACTTCCCGGGCAATAAACTCAAGTCTCTGTCCGCCGCCAAGAAGCACGAAGACGGCCGAAAGGGTCGAGACAAGCGCTCCGATACGGATCACAGAGAGAGGGACCGCGCGAGTTACGACAAGAAGAAGCCGTCGGAGAAAGGCTCAGATCACGGCAGATCCGATCGCTCCAAGGACTGTGAgcgaaaaagaaaagacaagctTAAAGATGGGACGCTTTCCTCCACTTCCAATCCGAAATCACTTCTGGAGGAGAAGAAGTCTTCTCTCTCTGAAAGTGGCAAGTCCTCATTCACAAAATCCAAAGAAGAGGCAGCGGGGAGGATGCCGGAGAAGGATCGGGAGCGGAGGGAGCGAGACAGAGATTCGGACAGGCACAAAGACAAGGAGCGCCACAAGGACCGTTCCCAGCAGAGCAAGGCCAACAAAGTCAAGCCCAGCGGAGACATCAAGGTGGGAGAGATGTTAGCAGAAGACACTGAAGTTCGAAAGGCCTTCGTGAGCAAGACCTTGACGACGGAAGACTCACTGCTTGATCGCTTCCAGAAGTTCTCCAGCTGGATGATGTTAGTCAAAGCCATCGCTAGACTCAAACGACGTGTCAAAGAGCGCAAGGATCAATGA
- the kirrel1a gene encoding kin of IRRE-like protein 1a isoform X2, whose amino-acid sequence MQRLLLLLTLLLTLQTAWTARFSQEPADQSVVRGQRVILSCVVFNYSGIVQWTKDGLALGIGEDLRAWPRYRVLRVQELGQYNLEILSADLSDDSLYECQAPDAALRSRRAKLTVLIPPDDPVIDGGPEVLLNAGESYNLSCVSRGAKPPSMIEWLKDGLPIDGAVSATEVLPDRKRVTTRSFLPIHPIDIDTGRNYSCVASNLAAPAGRSTTVTLNVHHPPTVTLSIEPRSVMEGDRVAFTCQAHANPPIMGYRWAKGGVVLQGARESVFTTKADHSFFTEPVSCLVFNAVGKTNVSILVDVHFGPILLVEPQPKTVDVDSDVTLNCKWAGNPPLTLTWFKKGSNMVLSNGNQLYLKSVSQADAGQYVCKAIVPRIGVGETEVTLTVNGPPIISSKAIQYAVRGERGEVKCYIASTPPPDKIVWAWKENVWEEEKGTLLERYTVEQSRTSAEGGGVLSTLTINNVMESDFLSSYNCTASNSFGPGTMIITLEEAEEVPVGIIAAGTVGSTILLFIFLLILVLIFYRQRKGSRRGVTLGKPDIKVETINKESHSLEEDTGSVSTASRMVKAMYSPFKDDIELKSDLRSDTLDTRQEYDLKDPTNGYYNVRASTLDEGRPASRSTVHYSDYRSPTGTPGGAASISGSSAGGSGATASGGAPGPPGPLTSPGRPQACYDPRPPSRLSHISYAQFNTFTRGGQSQQAPSNPAPAAAAAAGDFPGDCGLLDSTSQLAYDNYGYPSHYQTYRIGFAPSSLAPLEAGPSYEMYGVGSGMAGPGVGVGPVGPGGPVGPGGPGGPAPSGADTGLGKYGSSTRFSYTSQHSDYSHSRHTQRMQTHV is encoded by the exons ATgcagaggctgctgctgctcctcactttgCTGCTGACTTTACAAACTG CGTGGACCGCGAGGTTCTCCCAGGAACCGGCAGACCAGTCGGTGGTGCGGGGCCAGCGGGTGATCCTGTCCTGCGTCGTCTTCAACTACTCGGGGATTGTTCAGTGGACCAAAGATGGGCTCGCGCTTGGCATCGGCGAGGACCTGCGGG CCTGGCCTCGGTACCGAGTGCTGCGGGTTCAGGAGCTGGGCCAGTACAACCTCGAGATCCTGTCGGCTGACCTGTCTGACGACTCCTTGTACGAGTGCCAGGCCCCCGATGCCGCCTTGAGGTCCAGGAGGGCCAAGCTCACCGTCCTCA TCCCTCCAGATGACCCGGTGATCGACGGCGGTCCGGAGGTTCTCCTCAACGCGGGGGAGTCCTACAACCTCAGCTGTGTGTCCCGGGGTGCTAAACCACCTTCCATGATCGAGTGGCTTAAAGATGGGCTGCCCATAGACGGGGCCGTCAGCGCCACC GAGGTTCTTCCAGACCGTAAGAGGGTGACCACGCGCAGCTTCCTTCCTATCCACCCCATCGACATAGACACGGGGAGGAACTATAGCTGCGTGGCTTCCAACCTGGCCGCCCCCGCGGGCAGGAGCACAACCGTTACGCTCAATGTGCATC ATCCTCCAACAGTGACTTTGTCCATCGAACCTCGTTCGGTCATGGAGGGCGACAGGGTCGCCTTTACTTGTCAGGCTCATGCTAATCCCCCTATTATGGGCTACAG GTGGGCCAAAGGTGGCGTGGTTCTGCAGGGTGCCAGGGAGAGTGTGTTCACCACCAAAGCGGACCACTCCTTCTTCACCGAACCCGTCTCATGCTTGGTCTTCAACGCGGTGGGAAAGACCAACGTCAGCATCCTCGTGGACGTTCACT TTGGTCCCATTCTCTTGGTGGAGCCTCAACCCAAAACGGTGGACGTCGACTCCGACGTCACCCTTAACTGCAAATGGGCCGGGAACCCTCCGCTCACTCTCACGTGGTTCAAGAAAGGTTCCAACATG GTCCTGAGTAACGGCAACCAACTGTACCTGAAGTCGGTGAGCCAGGCCGACGCAGGCCAGTACGTATGCAAGGCCATCGTGCCGCGGATTGGCGTCGGAGAGACGGAGGTCACCCTCACTGTCAACG GCCCGCCCATTATCTCCAGCAAAGCCATCCAGTATGCGGTGCGAGGGGAGCGAGGCGAGGTGAAATGCTACATTGCGAGCACGCCCCCTCCAGATAAGATT GTGTGGGCGTGGAAGGAGAACGTgtgggaggaggagaagggCACGCTTCTGGAGCGCTACACGGTGGAGCAAAGCCGAACGTCGGCCGAGGGCGGCGGCGTCCTTTCCACCCTCACCATCAACAACGTGATGGAGTCCGACTTCCTGAGCTCCTACAACTGCACGGCTTCCAACTCCTTCGGGCCCGGCACGATGATCATCACCTTGGAAGAAGCGG aggaGGTCCCGGTGGGGATCATCGCCGCTGGCACGGTGGGCTCCACCATCCTCttgttcatcttcctcctgatCCTCGTACTCATCTTTTACCGTCAACGCAAAGGCA GTCGGCGAGGGGTGACGCTGGGAAAGCCGGACATTAAGGTGGAAACCATAAACAAGGAGAGCCACAGCTTGGAGGAAGACACGGGCAGCGTGTCCACGGCCTCGCGGATGGTGAAGGCCATGTACTCG CCCTTTAAGGACGACATCGAGCTCAAGTCGGACCTGCGCAGCGACACCCTGGACACCCGCCAGGAGTACGACCTGAAG GATCCCACCAACGGCTACTACAACGTACGAGCTTCCACGCTTGACGAGGGCCGGCCCGCTTCCCGTTCCACCGTGCACTACTCCGACTACCGCTCCCCGACGGGAACCCCTGGTGGTGCCGCGTCCATTAGCGGCAGCAGCGCGGGAGGCTCCGGCGCCACGGCCAGCGGCGGCGCGCCCGGCCCGCCGGGCCCCCTCACCTCCCCGGGCCGCCCCCAGGCCTGCTATGACCCGCGCCCCCCTTCCAGACTGTCCCACATCAGCTACGCGCAGTTTAACACGTTCACCCGCGGGGGCCAGAGCCAGCAGGCGCCCAGCAACCCGGcccctgccgccgccgccgccgccggcgactTCCCGGGCGACTGCGGGCTGCTGGACTCCACCTCCCAGCTAGCGTACGACAACTATGGATACCCGTCGCACTACCAGACCTACCGGATAGGCTTCGCCCCATCCAGCCTGGCCCCGCTGGAGGCCGGCCCCTCCTATGAGATGTACGGGGTGGGATCGGGGATGGCCGGGCCAGGGGTGGGCGTGGGTCCCGTGGGTCCCGGGGGTCCCGTGGGTCCCGGGGGTCCCGGGGGCCCCGCCCCCTCAGGCGCGGACACGGGACTCGGGAAGTACGGCAGCTCCACTCGCTTCTCCTACACGTCGCAACACTCCGACTATTCCCACAGCCGGCACACGCAGCGGATGCAGACTCACGTGTGA
- the kirrel1a gene encoding kin of IRRE-like protein 1a isoform X1 — protein MQRLLLLLTLLLTLQTAWTARFSQEPADQSVVRGQRVILSCVVFNYSGIVQWTKDGLALGIGEDLRAWPRYRVLRVQELGQYNLEILSADLSDDSLYECQAPDAALRSRRAKLTVLIPPDDPVIDGGPEVLLNAGESYNLSCVSRGAKPPSMIEWLKDGLPIDGAVSATEVLPDRKRVTTRSFLPIHPIDIDTGRNYSCVASNLAAPAGRSTTVTLNVHHPPTVTLSIEPRSVMEGDRVAFTCQAHANPPIMGYRWAKGGVVLQGARESVFTTKADHSFFTEPVSCLVFNAVGKTNVSILVDVHFGPILLVEPQPKTVDVDSDVTLNCKWAGNPPLTLTWFKKGSNMVLSNGNQLYLKSVSQADAGQYVCKAIVPRIGVGETEVTLTVNGPPIISSKAIQYAVRGERGEVKCYIASTPPPDKIVWAWKENVWEEEKGTLLERYTVEQSRTSAEGGGVLSTLTINNVMESDFLSSYNCTASNSFGPGTMIITLEEAEEVPVGIIAAGTVGSTILLFIFLLILVLIFYRQRKGSRRGVTLGKPDIKVETINKESHSLEEDTGSVSTASRMVKAMYSFLPSVSFSPSNQPFKDDIELKSDLRSDTLDTRQEYDLKDPTNGYYNVRASTLDEGRPASRSTVHYSDYRSPTGTPGGAASISGSSAGGSGATASGGAPGPPGPLTSPGRPQACYDPRPPSRLSHISYAQFNTFTRGGQSQQAPSNPAPAAAAAAGDFPGDCGLLDSTSQLAYDNYGYPSHYQTYRIGFAPSSLAPLEAGPSYEMYGVGSGMAGPGVGVGPVGPGGPVGPGGPGGPAPSGADTGLGKYGSSTRFSYTSQHSDYSHSRHTQRMQTHV, from the exons ATgcagaggctgctgctgctcctcactttgCTGCTGACTTTACAAACTG CGTGGACCGCGAGGTTCTCCCAGGAACCGGCAGACCAGTCGGTGGTGCGGGGCCAGCGGGTGATCCTGTCCTGCGTCGTCTTCAACTACTCGGGGATTGTTCAGTGGACCAAAGATGGGCTCGCGCTTGGCATCGGCGAGGACCTGCGGG CCTGGCCTCGGTACCGAGTGCTGCGGGTTCAGGAGCTGGGCCAGTACAACCTCGAGATCCTGTCGGCTGACCTGTCTGACGACTCCTTGTACGAGTGCCAGGCCCCCGATGCCGCCTTGAGGTCCAGGAGGGCCAAGCTCACCGTCCTCA TCCCTCCAGATGACCCGGTGATCGACGGCGGTCCGGAGGTTCTCCTCAACGCGGGGGAGTCCTACAACCTCAGCTGTGTGTCCCGGGGTGCTAAACCACCTTCCATGATCGAGTGGCTTAAAGATGGGCTGCCCATAGACGGGGCCGTCAGCGCCACC GAGGTTCTTCCAGACCGTAAGAGGGTGACCACGCGCAGCTTCCTTCCTATCCACCCCATCGACATAGACACGGGGAGGAACTATAGCTGCGTGGCTTCCAACCTGGCCGCCCCCGCGGGCAGGAGCACAACCGTTACGCTCAATGTGCATC ATCCTCCAACAGTGACTTTGTCCATCGAACCTCGTTCGGTCATGGAGGGCGACAGGGTCGCCTTTACTTGTCAGGCTCATGCTAATCCCCCTATTATGGGCTACAG GTGGGCCAAAGGTGGCGTGGTTCTGCAGGGTGCCAGGGAGAGTGTGTTCACCACCAAAGCGGACCACTCCTTCTTCACCGAACCCGTCTCATGCTTGGTCTTCAACGCGGTGGGAAAGACCAACGTCAGCATCCTCGTGGACGTTCACT TTGGTCCCATTCTCTTGGTGGAGCCTCAACCCAAAACGGTGGACGTCGACTCCGACGTCACCCTTAACTGCAAATGGGCCGGGAACCCTCCGCTCACTCTCACGTGGTTCAAGAAAGGTTCCAACATG GTCCTGAGTAACGGCAACCAACTGTACCTGAAGTCGGTGAGCCAGGCCGACGCAGGCCAGTACGTATGCAAGGCCATCGTGCCGCGGATTGGCGTCGGAGAGACGGAGGTCACCCTCACTGTCAACG GCCCGCCCATTATCTCCAGCAAAGCCATCCAGTATGCGGTGCGAGGGGAGCGAGGCGAGGTGAAATGCTACATTGCGAGCACGCCCCCTCCAGATAAGATT GTGTGGGCGTGGAAGGAGAACGTgtgggaggaggagaagggCACGCTTCTGGAGCGCTACACGGTGGAGCAAAGCCGAACGTCGGCCGAGGGCGGCGGCGTCCTTTCCACCCTCACCATCAACAACGTGATGGAGTCCGACTTCCTGAGCTCCTACAACTGCACGGCTTCCAACTCCTTCGGGCCCGGCACGATGATCATCACCTTGGAAGAAGCGG aggaGGTCCCGGTGGGGATCATCGCCGCTGGCACGGTGGGCTCCACCATCCTCttgttcatcttcctcctgatCCTCGTACTCATCTTTTACCGTCAACGCAAAGGCA GTCGGCGAGGGGTGACGCTGGGAAAGCCGGACATTAAGGTGGAAACCATAAACAAGGAGAGCCACAGCTTGGAGGAAGACACGGGCAGCGTGTCCACGGCCTCGCGGATGGTGAAGGCCATGTACTCG TTTCTCCCCTCTGTGTCCTTCTCTCCCTCCAATCAGCCCTTTAAGGACGACATCGAGCTCAAGTCGGACCTGCGCAGCGACACCCTGGACACCCGCCAGGAGTACGACCTGAAG GATCCCACCAACGGCTACTACAACGTACGAGCTTCCACGCTTGACGAGGGCCGGCCCGCTTCCCGTTCCACCGTGCACTACTCCGACTACCGCTCCCCGACGGGAACCCCTGGTGGTGCCGCGTCCATTAGCGGCAGCAGCGCGGGAGGCTCCGGCGCCACGGCCAGCGGCGGCGCGCCCGGCCCGCCGGGCCCCCTCACCTCCCCGGGCCGCCCCCAGGCCTGCTATGACCCGCGCCCCCCTTCCAGACTGTCCCACATCAGCTACGCGCAGTTTAACACGTTCACCCGCGGGGGCCAGAGCCAGCAGGCGCCCAGCAACCCGGcccctgccgccgccgccgccgccggcgactTCCCGGGCGACTGCGGGCTGCTGGACTCCACCTCCCAGCTAGCGTACGACAACTATGGATACCCGTCGCACTACCAGACCTACCGGATAGGCTTCGCCCCATCCAGCCTGGCCCCGCTGGAGGCCGGCCCCTCCTATGAGATGTACGGGGTGGGATCGGGGATGGCCGGGCCAGGGGTGGGCGTGGGTCCCGTGGGTCCCGGGGGTCCCGTGGGTCCCGGGGGTCCCGGGGGCCCCGCCCCCTCAGGCGCGGACACGGGACTCGGGAAGTACGGCAGCTCCACTCGCTTCTCCTACACGTCGCAACACTCCGACTATTCCCACAGCCGGCACACGCAGCGGATGCAGACTCACGTGTGA
- the fcer1g gene encoding high affinity immunoglobulin epsilon receptor subunit gamma: MRQTDLALRPQLPPLCCLFFFFFLHFVILVQETRRVISCFGPDRTMASWRRSPVLAAVPLWMSFGRAAALAEPELCYVLDGLLFLYGIILTALYCRLKIRTLKKHAKGNANVKQSSQEGIYSDLTPHAQDTYAIIDTVK, encoded by the exons ATGAGACAGACGGACTTGGCCCTCAGACCACAACTTCCCCCTCTCtgctgtctctttttttttttttttttgcactttgtcATTCTTGTGCAGGAAACTCGTCGTGTCATTTCGTGTTTTGGACCGGATAGAACCATGGCCTCGTGGCGCAGGAGTCCGGTTCTGGCGGCCGTTCCCCTGTGGATGAGTTTCGGGCGAGCTG CCGCTCTGGCTGAACCCGAActctgttatgtgctggacggTCTTCTGTTTTTGTACGGCATCATCCTGACTGCGCTCTACTGCAGACTTaag ATCCGTACTCTTAAGAAGCATGCCAAGGGGAATGCGAATGTCAAGCAG AGTTCTCAAGAAGGCATCTACTCT GATTTGACTCCTCATGCCCAGGACACATATGCCATAATTGACACGGTTAAGTGA
- the ndufs2 gene encoding NADH dehydrogenase [ubiquinone] iron-sulfur protein 2, mitochondrial, translating into MAATMLRSLTKLGRPSAKLIFNPTNNRIGSPCCAVFQSREKQWQPDVEWTEHYAGAVMYPTALNKNWKPPPWNDKDPPAEKDVSNLTINFGPQHPAAHGVLRLVMELSGESVKKCDPHIGLLHRGTEKLIEYKTYLQALPYFDRLDYVSMMCNEQAYSLAVERLLNIRAPPRAEWIRVLYGEMTRILNHIMAITTHALDIGAMTPFFWMFEEREKMFEFYERVSGARMHAAYVRPGGVHQDLPLGLMDDIYQWCKNFSIRIDEVEEMLTNNRIWKNRTVDIGVVTAEEALNYGFSGVMLRGSGIKWDLRKSQPYDKYDEVEFDVPIGSNGDCYDRYLCRVEEMRQSLRIMHQSLNKMPEGEIKVDDAKVAPPKRSEMKMSMESLIHHFKLYTEGYQVPPGATYTAVEAPKGEFGVYLVSDGSSRPYRCKIKAPGFAHLAGLDKMAKGHMLADVVAIIGTQDIVFGEVDR; encoded by the exons atggcggccacgATGTTGAGGTCGCTTACAAAACTAGGACGTCCTTCAGCAAAATTAATCTTTAATCCAACAAATAATCGTATTGGGAGTCCCTGCTGCGCTGTCTTTCAAAGCAG GGAGAAACAGTGGCAGCCAGATGTGGAATGGACGGAGCACTATGCCGGCGCGGTGATGTACCCCACTGCTCTTAATAAGAATTGGAAACCACCCCCATGGAATG ACAAGGATCCTCCGGCCGAGAAGGACGTGTCCAACCTGACCATCAACTTTGGCCCACAGCATCCGGCCGCTCACGGAGTGCTGCGACTGGTAATGGAGCTCAGCGGCGAGTCTGTTAAAAAGTGTGACCCCCATATTGGCTTGCTTCACCGTGGCACGGAGAAACTCATCGAGTACAAGACTTACCTGCAG GCTCTACCCTACTTTGACCGCTTGGACTACGTTTCCATGATGTGCAACGAGCAGGCCTACTCGTTGGCTGTGGAAAGGCTGCTCAACATCAGGGCGCCACCTCGTGCTGAGTGGATCAGAG TTCTGTATGGGGAGATGACCCGCATCCTCAACCACATCATGGCTATCACCACTCACGCACTCGACATTGGCGCCATGACCCCGTTCTTCTGGATGTTCGAGGAGAGAGAGAAG ATGTTTGAGTTCTACGAACGAGTGTCCGGAGCCAGAATGCATGCCGCCTACGTCCGCCCTGGCGGTGTTCATCAG GATCTTCCTTTGGGCTTAATGGACGACATCTACCAGTGGTGCAAGAACTTCTCCATTCGCATCGATGAAGTGGAAGAG ATGTTGACGAATAACCGCATCTGGAAGAACCGCACCGTTGACATCGGCGTCGTGACTGCGGAGGAAGCTCTCAACTATGGCTTCAG CGGTGTGATGCTGAGAGGTTCTGGCATCAAGTGGGACCTTCGTAAGTCGCAGCCGTACGACAAATACGACGAGGTGGAATTTGACGTCCCGATCGGAAGCAACGGCGACTGCTACGATCG CTATCTGTGCCGGGTGGAGGAGATGAGGCAGTCGCTGCGGATCATGCACCAATCCCTCAACAAGATGCCGGAAGGCGAGATCAAGGTGGACGATGCCAAGGTGGCTCCGCCCAAGAGATCTGAGATGAAG ATGTCCATGGAGTCCTTGATCCACCACTTTAAGCTCTACACGGAGGGCTACCAGGTCCCCCCGGGGGCCACATACACCGCAGTGGAAGCCCCCAAG GGGGAGTTTGGTGTTTACCTGGTGTCGGACGGTTCCAGCAGACCCTACCGCTGCAAGATCAAAGCGCCCGGATTCGCCCATCTG GCCGGTCTGGACAAAATGGCCAAAGGACACATGCTAGCAGACGTCGTGGCCATTATTG GTACGCAGGACATCGTGTTTGGGGAGGTGGACCGCTAA